One window of Brevibacillus choshinensis genomic DNA carries:
- a CDS encoding amino acid ABC transporter ATP-binding protein, with product MIEIKNLHKQFGQTEILKGIDLKIEEGQTVCIIGPSGSGKTTLLRCLNLLEAPTKGTMNLGKFTLDFGDKKQVSKDTVIKFRQQTGMVFQSYNLFPHMTALENVMEGLVIVRKQDKVSSRVKALHLLEKVGLKERANHYPSQLSGGQQQRVGIARAMAMGPEVLLFDEPTSALDPELVGEVLKVMKELAKEGMTMVVVTHEMNFAREAADKVVFIDKGVIVEEGTPEQIFEHTQHERTLQFLNKLCS from the coding sequence GTGATTGAGATAAAAAACCTGCATAAGCAGTTTGGACAAACCGAGATTTTGAAAGGAATCGATCTAAAAATAGAGGAAGGTCAAACGGTTTGTATCATTGGGCCTTCGGGGTCAGGTAAGACAACGTTGCTTCGTTGTTTAAATTTGCTGGAAGCACCTACAAAAGGAACCATGAACCTGGGGAAATTCACTTTGGATTTTGGGGATAAAAAACAAGTTTCTAAAGATACGGTTATTAAGTTCCGTCAGCAAACAGGTATGGTGTTCCAGAGTTATAATTTGTTCCCTCATATGACGGCACTTGAAAATGTAATGGAAGGTTTGGTCATCGTTCGAAAGCAAGACAAGGTGTCTTCACGTGTAAAAGCTCTTCACTTGCTAGAAAAGGTAGGTTTAAAAGAACGGGCAAACCACTACCCATCTCAGCTATCAGGTGGACAACAACAACGCGTAGGAATCGCCAGAGCGATGGCGATGGGACCTGAAGTCCTGCTTTTTGATGAACCCACTTCCGCGTTAGATCCTGAGTTAGTAGGTGAAGTTCTGAAGGTTATGAAAGAACTTGCTAAAGAAGGAATGACAATGGTTGTTGTCACGCATGAAATGAACTTTGCCCGTGAGGCAGCGGATAAGGTTGTATTCATTGATAAAGGTGTCATTGTCGAAGAAGGAACACCAGAACAAATTTTTGAGCATACACAGCATGAACGCACCTTGCAATTTTTAAACAAACTATGTTCGTAG
- a CDS encoding amino acid ABC transporter permease: MFPDERFQRIIDIVVNSFLPMVKAGIVFTVPLTLISFFLGLILALLTALARISGIKPLDAVARFYVWVIRGTPLLVQLFIIFYGLPSVGVTIGPLTSAIIGFTISVGAYNSEIIRAAILSIPKGQWEAGYSIGMSYRQALKRIILPQATRVSVPPLSNSFISLVKDTSLAATITVTEMFRVAQQITATTYEPLVLYCVAAIIYLMFSTVLSNAQGRMEKRLDRYVTS; the protein is encoded by the coding sequence ATGTTTCCTGATGAAAGATTCCAACGAATCATTGACATCGTCGTAAATTCTTTTCTTCCTATGGTAAAAGCAGGGATTGTTTTTACTGTACCATTGACACTTATCTCTTTTTTTCTGGGGCTCATTCTTGCTTTGCTTACGGCACTGGCTCGGATCTCAGGAATTAAACCACTTGACGCTGTTGCAAGATTTTATGTATGGGTGATTCGGGGAACACCTTTGCTCGTTCAATTGTTTATTATCTTTTACGGTCTTCCCAGTGTTGGAGTAACGATTGGCCCACTTACATCGGCCATTATCGGTTTTACGATTAGTGTTGGTGCCTATAACTCAGAGATCATTCGGGCAGCGATCCTTTCCATTCCTAAAGGGCAATGGGAGGCAGGCTACTCAATCGGCATGAGCTATCGTCAAGCATTAAAAAGGATTATTCTTCCTCAAGCAACACGGGTCTCTGTCCCACCCTTGTCAAACAGTTTTATCAGCTTAGTAAAAGATACATCCTTGGCTGCTACCATTACGGTTACCGAAATGTTTCGAGTAGCGCAGCAAATTACAGCAACAACCTATGAGCCATTAGTATTGTATTGTGTAGCAGCCATTATTTATTTGATGTTCAGTACCGTTCTTTCTAATGCTCAAGGACGTATGGAAAAACGACTCGATCGTTATGTGACGAGTTAA
- a CDS encoding amino acid ABC transporter substrate-binding protein encodes MKKISIFVAFSLLVSLALTACGTTQNQAAQSKNLLEQIKADGKIRIGTEGTYPPFTFHDDSGKLTGFDVEIGEEIANRLGVKPEFIETQWDGMFAGLDSKRFDMIVNQVGIRPDRQEKYDFSDPYILSKPVLIVYKDNETIKTFADLKGKKAAQTLTSNFKDIAASNGAEIVGVEGFNQSIDLLASKRADAVVNDGLSFLDFKKQQPDSPIKVVAELDEPAKSGVMFRKDNKELVDAVNNALSDMKKDGKYVSISQKYFGTDVSK; translated from the coding sequence GTGAAAAAGATATCCATTTTCGTAGCTTTCTCCTTACTGGTTTCACTTGCTTTAACTGCGTGTGGCACAACACAAAATCAGGCAGCACAGAGCAAGAATCTGCTTGAGCAAATCAAAGCAGATGGAAAAATTAGAATTGGTACAGAAGGAACCTATCCACCGTTTACCTTCCATGATGATTCAGGAAAGTTGACTGGTTTTGATGTTGAGATCGGAGAGGAAATAGCGAACAGACTGGGTGTTAAGCCCGAATTTATCGAAACCCAATGGGACGGCATGTTTGCCGGACTTGATTCGAAGCGATTCGATATGATTGTAAATCAGGTAGGAATTCGTCCTGACCGTCAGGAAAAATACGATTTTTCAGATCCTTATATCCTGTCAAAACCCGTTTTGATTGTTTATAAAGACAATGAAACGATTAAAACATTTGCAGATTTGAAAGGAAAAAAAGCAGCTCAGACACTTACCAGTAACTTTAAGGATATAGCCGCATCCAACGGTGCTGAAATCGTCGGAGTCGAAGGATTTAATCAATCCATTGATCTATTGGCTTCAAAACGTGCTGATGCGGTTGTTAATGATGGATTGTCTTTTCTCGATTTCAAAAAGCAACAGCCTGATTCACCTATTAAAGTTGTGGCAGAGCTAGATGAGCCTGCAAAATCGGGAGTTATGTTCAGAAAAGACAATAAGGAATTGGTAGATGCCGTAAATAATGCACTCTCCGACATGAAGAAAGATGGTAAATATGTAAGCATCTCACAAAAATACTTTGGAACTGACGTATCCAAATAA